Proteins encoded together in one Ruminococcaceae bacterium KH2T8 window:
- a CDS encoding Uncharacterized membrane protein YfhO, whose protein sequence is MTSISNHKEFITMIRKYTIWFVIFAVFSVISYFALGHKSMFTMADGICQQYAYYLYIGKWIRKLFGNIFVRHVFEIPMWDMTIGMGSDSLITLSAVAYPLTDPFYWLSALIPYKVSEYFFDALIIFKLYLSGAAYAYFAYCRKARPNAIVAGAMIYTFSSVIYISFTQAYFINVFYLFPLLTAGVDRLWKNKGFKLYVLMLSACVMYSYYFTYMMGLLIVFYCIIRFCFDKEYHSIRNFFKLIMRFIVFTVIGAGIGIGFQLPAIMNLSGLDRLSLKAEYALISPEVLKSLTLFAFSNTGIGHEGFWGVSSVFLLAAVALFAERKKDLFLKVLFIVYSLSFIVPAIGSLFNGMNFPTGRYIFGYLMLVSYIVTVKYDSIFKIRSKTMIILAGVSVVYCLLTIIFTDESGFLSGLSAIIITGAMCFISMRSLSDAKKHNCLMVLMLISCIILGYAHFQLYLLSAEMEFGSCYDYLLNSNGVLSMTDSERADLADNRFDYVPFVIDDVPLNSSMLLDVNGYDFYNSNYNNDVDKYYNKMAIISNPIGYMYDGLRGRDYLEMMNGTEYIVIDTAHEGHLCAPYSYEFVRSYDNFDLYRTKSGTSMVYFYDEAVSDSALDNMDPISAEELMMERCFLEDGPSLSQFEEMHEISDHSIVESSGITEIGENTYNVEADSYLVLSTEEISDSEIIVYLDKINADDFYVVTASLGYDGSYFAHDFFEGKAQDDMYYHWKETCAFDFGFVEGRADTVRLYFNKPGTYSWEDIRIYTRSPEQIDETVSRFYDHADINDISYELDGNHIHINAAADKAKYLYVAVPYSAGWSATVDGEKVSISRANIGFMAISVGEGVHDVELTYKTPYLTESVLITTGSLVVFLVFIAIDRKRKSKDAKS, encoded by the coding sequence ATGACAAGTATTAGTAACCATAAAGAGTTTATAACGATGATCAGGAAGTACACGATCTGGTTCGTGATCTTCGCTGTTTTTAGTGTGATCTCTTATTTTGCATTAGGCCATAAGAGTATGTTTACCATGGCTGACGGTATCTGCCAGCAGTATGCATATTATCTCTATATCGGTAAATGGATAAGAAAACTCTTTGGGAATATATTTGTCAGGCATGTATTCGAGATCCCCATGTGGGATATGACGATAGGCATGGGAAGCGATTCTCTGATAACATTATCGGCTGTGGCATATCCGCTTACGGATCCCTTTTACTGGCTGTCTGCACTTATTCCCTACAAAGTGTCCGAGTACTTTTTTGATGCACTGATCATCTTTAAGCTCTATCTGTCGGGCGCGGCATATGCATATTTTGCATACTGCAGGAAAGCAAGACCGAATGCGATCGTGGCCGGTGCGATGATCTATACGTTCTCATCCGTTATCTATATATCATTTACTCAGGCATATTTCATCAATGTCTTCTATCTGTTCCCACTGCTCACGGCAGGTGTAGACAGGTTGTGGAAGAACAAGGGATTCAAGCTCTATGTCTTGATGCTGAGCGCCTGTGTGATGTATTCATATTACTTTACGTATATGATGGGACTTCTGATAGTCTTCTACTGTATCATCAGATTCTGCTTTGATAAGGAGTATCATTCGATCCGAAACTTCTTCAAGCTTATCATGAGGTTTATCGTCTTTACCGTGATCGGTGCAGGCATCGGTATCGGATTCCAGCTTCCCGCTATCATGAATCTTTCGGGACTTGACCGCCTCAGCCTGAAAGCGGAATATGCGCTCATCTCCCCTGAGGTGCTCAAGAGCCTCACTTTGTTCGCTTTTTCTAATACGGGTATTGGTCATGAAGGATTCTGGGGAGTATCATCCGTCTTTCTTTTGGCGGCCGTAGCGCTCTTTGCTGAAAGGAAAAAGGATCTGTTCCTTAAAGTGCTTTTTATAGTCTACTCACTTTCTTTTATCGTTCCTGCCATAGGATCGCTGTTTAACGGCATGAACTTTCCGACGGGACGATATATATTCGGATATCTTATGCTGGTCTCTTATATCGTTACGGTCAAGTATGACAGTATATTCAAGATCAGATCAAAAACAATGATCATACTCGCGGGTGTTTCTGTCGTGTATTGTCTGCTTACGATCATATTTACTGACGAATCGGGATTCCTGTCAGGATTGTCGGCTATCATCATTACGGGTGCCATGTGCTTTATCAGTATGAGATCCTTAAGTGATGCAAAGAAGCACAATTGTCTGATGGTGCTCATGCTGATATCATGTATCATCCTGGGATATGCGCATTTTCAGTTGTATCTGCTTTCTGCTGAGATGGAGTTTGGCAGTTGCTATGACTATCTTTTGAACAGTAACGGTGTCCTTTCTATGACTGACAGCGAAAGAGCAGATCTCGCGGATAACAGATTCGATTATGTTCCGTTTGTTATCGATGATGTTCCGCTGAATTCATCGATGCTCCTGGACGTCAACGGGTATGATTTCTATAACAGCAACTACAACAATGATGTCGATAAGTACTATAACAAGATGGCCATCATCAGTAATCCGATCGGATATATGTATGACGGTCTTCGCGGCAGGGATTATCTTGAGATGATGAACGGTACGGAATATATCGTGATCGATACTGCTCACGAAGGACATCTTTGTGCCCCGTATTCTTATGAATTCGTAAGGAGCTATGATAACTTCGATCTTTACAGGACAAAGTCGGGAACATCGATGGTATATTTCTACGATGAGGCAGTATCGGATTCTGCACTTGATAACATGGATCCCATCTCTGCTGAGGAGCTTATGATGGAGAGATGTTTCCTTGAGGATGGTCCATCACTTTCGCAGTTTGAGGAGATGCATGAGATCTCAGATCATTCGATAGTAGAGTCTTCAGGTATTACGGAGATCGGAGAGAATACATACAATGTAGAAGCAGACAGTTATCTGGTATTGTCGACGGAAGAGATATCCGACTCCGAGATCATCGTATATCTTGATAAGATCAATGCGGATGACTTTTATGTCGTTACGGCCTCCCTCGGTTACGATGGATCCTATTTCGCTCATGATTTCTTTGAAGGTAAGGCTCAGGATGATATGTACTATCACTGGAAAGAGACTTGCGCTTTCGATTTCGGATTTGTAGAAGGCAGAGCCGATACGGTACGACTATATTTTAATAAACCTGGAACCTATTCATGGGAAGATATCAGGATATATACCAGATCGCCCGAACAGATCGATGAGACCGTATCGAGATTCTACGATCATGCAGATATAAATGATATTTCCTATGAGCTTGATGGAAATCATATCCATATCAACGCGGCTGCCGATAAAGCTAAGTATCTATATGTGGCGGTTCCGTATTCAGCTGGTTGGTCAGCAACAGTCGACGGCGAAAAGGTTTCGATCTCAAGGGCAAACATCGGATTCATGGCGATATCTGTAGGTGAGGGCGTACATGATGTTGAATTAACGTATAAGACGCCTTATCTCACTGAAAGTGTTCTAATAACTACAGGGTCGTTGGTAGTTTTCCTTGTGTTTATAGCGATAGACAGAAAGAGGAAATCAAAAGATGCGAAAAGCTAA
- a CDS encoding Multidrug transporter EmrE has translation MRKAKTIILLHLLIAFFSFGGVCSKMAAGEKFLSPKFCLYYAGLIFILGVYAIAWQQIIKRLPLTFAYANKAVGIIWTMLWGVLIFHEMLTPQKVIGSLVVMAGIILYTRGEKYE, from the coding sequence ATGCGAAAAGCTAAGACGATCATCCTCCTTCATCTTCTGATAGCATTTTTCTCTTTCGGCGGAGTCTGCAGCAAGATGGCGGCAGGAGAGAAGTTTTTAAGCCCGAAGTTCTGCCTTTATTATGCAGGTCTAATCTTTATCCTTGGCGTATATGCGATCGCGTGGCAGCAGATCATCAAGAGATTGCCTTTGACTTTTGCATATGCGAACAAGGCGGTCGGGATCATCTGGACAATGCTGTGGGGAGTTCTGATATTTCACGAGATGCTCACACCCCAAAAGGTGATAGGATCACTGGTCGTCATGGCCGGTATCATTCTTTATACGAGAGGTGAGAAGTATGAATAA
- a CDS encoding pyruvate formate lyase activating enzyme: MVKGYVHSVESFGSVDGPGVRYIVFMSGCAMRCQFCHNPDTWKMQDGTEYSAEELLNTAIRYKAYWGDEGGITVSGGEPLLQIDFLIELFRQAKVMGINTCLDTSGNPYTDKEPFHSKFVELMKYTDLVMLDIKHIDPEGHKILTKCSNDNILAMARDMSDMGIPMWIRHVLVPERNDKDEYLYKLREFIDTLKTVKKVEVLPYHTLGVHKWQTLGIPYELEGIDPPTKERVANARKILGA, from the coding sequence ATGGTAAAAGGTTATGTTCATTCAGTTGAGAGCTTCGGTTCCGTTGACGGTCCCGGAGTACGTTATATAGTATTCATGAGCGGCTGTGCCATGAGGTGTCAGTTCTGCCACAACCCCGATACATGGAAGATGCAGGACGGTACCGAGTATTCGGCGGAGGAGCTCCTTAATACGGCGATCCGTTATAAGGCTTACTGGGGAGACGAGGGCGGTATCACCGTAAGCGGCGGCGAACCTCTGCTTCAGATAGATTTCCTTATCGAGCTCTTCAGACAGGCTAAGGTAATGGGTATCAATACATGTCTTGATACCAGCGGAAATCCTTATACCGATAAGGAACCGTTCCACTCCAAGTTTGTTGAACTCATGAAGTATACGGATCTTGTAATGCTCGATATAAAGCATATCGATCCCGAGGGTCATAAGATCCTTACAAAGTGTTCGAATGACAATATTCTCGCAATGGCGAGAGATATGTCTGATATGGGCATCCCCATGTGGATAAGACATGTACTTGTTCCCGAAAGAAATGATAAGGACGAGTACCTTTATAAGCTCAGAGAGTTCATCGATACTCTTAAGACCGTAAAGAAGGTCGAGGTCCTTCCTTATCACACGCTCGGTGTGCATAAGTGGCAGACCCTTGGAATACCTTATGAACTTGAAGGTATAGATCCTCCCACAAAGGAGAGAGTTGCTAACGCACGAAAGATATTGGGAGCCTGA
- a CDS encoding triacylglycerol lipase: MVLATIVFILISNLLFIFDMAGVPQEPIFLVPSYVVLSILMLFFLAVPSFKKFPLRGLKNTQRGTALLIEFLILCVADAIFLTVFLCMGGWSFDERAVIATIIIDIVVGNLVFWNGIIRVYITSKQIGFKWRIIGILCGMIPIAHLIVLGHIIRLTYREYTDESSRYYLNEKRAGDQICATKYPILMVHGVFFRDYKNFNYWGRVPADLEANGARIFYGQQESAASIDSCGKELAARIKEVVEQTGCGKVNIIAHSKGGLDSRAAITLYGAAPYVASLTTVNTPHRGCQFADYLLGKAPEKLKNAVAGQYNGTLRKVGDKNPDFIAAVTDLTHEAAKAFNERCPNVDGVYYQSIGSKSVKATSGRFPLNLSYHLVKYFDGPNDGLVSLPSMQWGSDFTYVAPKKKRGITHGDMIDLMRENIDGFDVRETYVELVSGLKEKGY; encoded by the coding sequence ATGGTACTTGCTACGATAGTTTTTATCCTTATTTCGAACCTGCTCTTCATCTTCGATATGGCAGGGGTTCCGCAGGAGCCGATATTCCTTGTACCTTCGTACGTCGTACTTTCGATCTTGATGTTGTTCTTCCTGGCCGTCCCGTCATTCAAGAAATTCCCGCTTCGGGGACTTAAGAATACTCAAAGAGGAACGGCGCTTCTCATAGAGTTCCTGATACTCTGTGTCGCGGATGCGATATTCCTTACGGTATTTCTCTGCATGGGCGGATGGAGCTTTGATGAGAGAGCCGTAATAGCAACGATCATCATAGATATCGTCGTTGGAAATCTGGTCTTTTGGAACGGTATCATCCGCGTTTACATCACATCCAAGCAGATTGGTTTCAAGTGGAGGATCATCGGTATTCTCTGCGGCATGATCCCGATCGCACATCTTATCGTCCTTGGTCACATCATAAGACTTACATATCGTGAGTATACGGATGAAAGTTCGAGATACTATCTGAACGAGAAGCGTGCCGGCGATCAGATCTGTGCGACGAAATACCCGATCCTTATGGTTCACGGAGTATTCTTCAGAGATTATAAGAACTTTAATTACTGGGGACGTGTTCCCGCAGATCTTGAAGCGAACGGTGCAAGGATATTCTACGGTCAGCAGGAATCCGCCGCTTCCATCGACAGCTGCGGAAAGGAGCTTGCCGCCAGGATCAAGGAAGTAGTAGAACAGACCGGTTGCGGGAAAGTAAATATCATCGCTCACTCCAAGGGCGGCCTGGACTCGAGAGCAGCGATCACGCTCTATGGAGCAGCTCCTTATGTAGCTTCTCTTACCACCGTAAATACGCCTCACAGAGGCTGTCAGTTCGCGGACTACCTTCTGGGGAAAGCTCCCGAGAAGCTCAAGAATGCAGTTGCAGGTCAGTATAACGGAACTCTTCGCAAAGTAGGCGACAAGAACCCTGACTTTATCGCGGCCGTAACGGATCTTACCCATGAAGCGGCAAAGGCGTTTAACGAAAGGTGTCCGAATGTAGACGGTGTCTATTATCAGAGCATCGGTTCTAAATCCGTAAAGGCCACGAGCGGCAGATTCCCTTTGAACCTTTCATATCATCTCGTTAAATATTTTGACGGACCGAATGACGGTCTGGTATCATTACCGTCGATGCAGTGGGGTTCCGACTTCACTTATGTTGCTCCCAAGAAGAAAAGGGGCATAACCCACGGAGATATGATCGATCTCATGAGGGAAAATATCGACGGATTTGATGTCCGTGAGACATACGTCGAATTAGTAAGCGGTCTAAAGGAGAAAGGCTATTGA
- a CDS encoding L-ascorbate metabolism protein UlaG, beta-lactamase superfamily: MIIRYVGHACFKIINGDFSVVLDPYADGSVPGLKDMAETADQVLSSHSHMDHHGIDNVKIEEKRIDTPFKLDIIKTFHDDREGALRGPNDITVLESDGFKIVHMGDIGCMIDEDDLQKIKGCNVLMIPVGGFFTIDGKEAADYVSKIAPKAVIPMHYRGDTFGYSEIGTVDLFLEYVGYPVVKAGSEISTDELPAASSVLLMTPANA, translated from the coding sequence ATGATCATCAGGTACGTAGGACATGCATGTTTTAAGATAATCAACGGAGACTTCTCGGTCGTTTTGGATCCGTATGCGGACGGATCGGTTCCGGGACTTAAGGATATGGCGGAGACAGCCGATCAGGTACTGAGTTCCCATTCTCATATGGATCATCACGGGATCGATAATGTTAAGATCGAAGAGAAGAGGATCGATACACCTTTTAAGCTCGATATCATAAAGACATTTCATGACGATCGCGAAGGAGCATTGAGAGGTCCTAACGATATAACCGTACTCGAGAGTGACGGTTTTAAGATCGTACATATGGGAGATATCGGCTGCATGATCGATGAAGATGATCTTCAGAAGATCAAGGGCTGCAACGTGCTCATGATCCCCGTCGGCGGATTCTTTACGATAGACGGTAAAGAGGCGGCTGATTATGTAAGCAAGATCGCGCCCAAGGCGGTAATACCTATGCACTACAGAGGAGATACTTTCGGATATAGTGAGATCGGAACAGTCGATCTGTTCCTTGAATATGTCGGATATCCCGTAGTCAAGGCAGGCAGCGAGATATCAACTGACGAGCTTCCGGCTGCTTCCTCAGTGCTCCTTATGACTCCTGCCAACGCGTGA
- a CDS encoding transcriptional regulator CtsR yields MARLVDVIEMMIKEMLDENDGSATISRSSLAERANCVPSQITYVLSTRFSPGNGYIVESRRGGGGQITITRVQHLSKRDYIRSVLDSVGDDLTQQQAKTLLQNTVACGAISAREGTAVMAAVSDRALAKVDTDIRSVVRADVFKNAMLGLMLD; encoded by the coding sequence ATGGCACGATTGGTCGATGTCATAGAGATGATGATCAAAGAGATGCTCGATGAGAATGACGGAAGTGCAACGATCAGCAGGAGCTCGCTCGCCGAGAGAGCAAATTGTGTCCCTTCGCAGATCACTTACGTACTCTCGACCAGGTTTTCGCCCGGTAACGGCTACATAGTAGAGAGCAGACGCGGCGGCGGCGGCCAGATAACGATAACCAGAGTTCAGCACCTGAGCAAGCGTGACTATATAAGGAGTGTACTCGATTCTGTCGGAGATGACCTTACGCAGCAACAGGCGAAAACGCTTCTTCAGAATACGGTAGCCTGCGGTGCGATAAGTGCCAGAGAAGGGACAGCCGTCATGGCTGCAGTCTCTGACAGAGCTTTGGCCAAGGTTGATACAGACATAAGATCGGTCGTAAGGGCAGACGTATTCAAGAACGCGATGCTCGGACTGATGCTCGACTGA
- a CDS encoding Protein-arginine kinase activator protein McsA → MRCERCGGPINSNKIIRLNGVLLCEKCARDLNVEDPFRGSVASMLNQPFSVLGELTNAIMTGGNDLDFANANTKIRCPKCGTTLRDVETNGTVGCIECYNTFNETILKDILKRQGSSDYKGRQPADPAKIDDIKIDTRISEGAARKKPAEPVSEKKTEPAPAKKEKADKTEILEKIKKADLGTVSDEDLEEAMKLAAKNEDYDLAVRLRDELKSRKGEN, encoded by the coding sequence ATGAGATGTGAAAGATGCGGAGGACCGATAAACAGCAATAAGATAATAAGGCTCAACGGCGTTCTGCTCTGCGAGAAGTGCGCCAGGGACCTGAATGTCGAAGATCCTTTCAGAGGTTCGGTTGCCTCGATGCTCAACCAGCCGTTCTCGGTATTGGGTGAGCTCACGAATGCGATCATGACAGGTGGCAATGACCTTGATTTTGCCAATGCGAATACCAAGATCAGATGCCCCAAGTGCGGAACGACATTAAGGGATGTCGAGACAAACGGCACTGTCGGATGCATAGAGTGCTACAACACATTTAACGAGACGATACTCAAGGATATCCTGAAGAGACAGGGTTCCAGTGATTATAAGGGCAGACAGCCGGCAGATCCCGCGAAGATAGACGATATCAAGATCGATACGAGGATCTCTGAAGGAGCGGCACGAAAGAAGCCCGCCGAGCCCGTGTCGGAAAAGAAGACCGAGCCTGCTCCCGCCAAGAAAGAGAAAGCCGATAAGACCGAGATACTCGAGAAGATAAAGAAGGCGGATCTCGGCACGGTATCCGACGAGGATCTTGAAGAAGCGATGAAGCTCGCGGCCAAGAATGAGGATTACGATCTGGCAGTCAGGCTTCGTGACGAACTTAAGAGCAGAAAGGGGGAGAACTGA
- a CDS encoding Protein-arginine kinase: protein MWYEKKGKDTDVVLSTKVTIMRNIKGFQFPAKMNDADRENAMGMMRQAAGNMGFNFIRCDEMDDNAKKDLYDQYYCKYAFLNDNKKTAFLLGQKEGLGVTLNDREHMAIESFVPGSDAVSAYKAAEEVAVNFEKNMEIAYSDKMGFLTSDIKYVGTGLQISFLVAIPGIEKTAGALMILSKRAEKYDWVISPILQADGNKENGMFEIKSIATLGVSESEMVERALRVIADVVKLERSCRVNISKKKSLIIEDQFYRSYALLSYARKIEAAEAINFLNWIRLGRGQIKDDNVKLDWDKINLLTHKVRRDYKSVDAKTKRTAATAQDRADEIRRIIEEDSERG, encoded by the coding sequence ATGTGGTATGAGAAAAAAGGCAAAGACACAGACGTAGTTCTTTCCACCAAAGTTACGATAATGCGTAACATCAAGGGATTTCAGTTCCCTGCGAAGATGAATGATGCAGACAGGGAAAATGCCATGGGAATGATGCGACAGGCAGCAGGCAACATGGGATTTAACTTTATAAGATGCGACGAGATGGACGATAATGCCAAGAAGGATCTCTACGATCAGTACTACTGTAAGTATGCTTTCCTTAATGATAACAAGAAGACGGCATTTCTCCTCGGACAGAAAGAAGGTCTCGGCGTCACCTTAAATGACAGGGAGCACATGGCGATCGAATCGTTCGTTCCGGGTTCCGATGCAGTAAGTGCATATAAGGCAGCCGAAGAGGTAGCGGTCAATTTCGAGAAGAATATGGAGATCGCATATTCGGATAAGATGGGATTTCTTACTTCTGACATCAAGTACGTAGGAACCGGTCTTCAGATCAGCTTCCTCGTAGCTATCCCGGGAATCGAGAAGACCGCAGGAGCGCTCATGATACTCAGTAAGCGTGCCGAGAAGTACGACTGGGTCATTAGTCCGATCCTGCAGGCCGACGGCAACAAGGAGAACGGCATGTTCGAGATCAAGAGTATCGCGACGCTCGGTGTATCCGAGAGTGAGATGGTCGAAAGAGCCCTGCGCGTCATAGCTGACGTCGTTAAGCTCGAGAGATCCTGCCGTGTGAATATCAGCAAGAAGAAGTCGCTTATCATAGAAGATCAGTTCTATCGCTCCTATGCTCTCCTGAGCTATGCTCGAAAGATAGAGGCAGCCGAGGCGATCAATTTCCTTAACTGGATCAGGCTAGGCAGAGGACAGATCAAGGATGATAACGTAAAGCTCGACTGGGACAAGATCAATCTCCTGACCCATAAGGTAAGAAGAGATTACAAGTCGGTAGATGCAAAGACAAAGCGCACCGCCGCTACCGCTCAGGACAGAGCAGATGAGATAAGAAGAATAATAGAAGAGGACAGCGAAAGGGGATGA